The following is a genomic window from Onychomys torridus chromosome 13, mOncTor1.1, whole genome shotgun sequence.
AGCTCTGGAATATAGTAACTTATTTCTCTAAGGCAGGAACGTCTTTTCTTTGGAGGCTAAGCCCCTTTTGAGAAATGTTCAATTCTCGTCTCCCCTCACCCATCATCTCATCCAGAAAGTTAACGTTCGCTGTCTTCACTGCCATTGCTTTTCCCCACAATCCTCCTGTAGACTTTCTGTGGTGCACCCCACCTGTGTTCCCATCATCCCTCCTTCCCCTGTTAGTCTGAGTgcctggagaaaagagaaagtgctATTTATCTTTGAAGCCACAGCATCCTGGCACATTAGACACACTCAACACAAGTTTTCATTGAATGGAATGGATGGATTACCTCTgttaatgttctttcttcttccttcacttAAACCTGAGCCATTCTGTACTAGAACGTCACTGTAACGACGAACTAGCAGttataatgatgataattaccCAGACTCACCGACTACCTAACAGCAAATGCTGTTCTGAGCACTTCATGTGGATTATTTCTATTTCAACCCCATTTGCAGATAAAGACACCGAGGCGCAGATGACGTAGGTGATGTGGTCCAGTCTCAGGGGCCCTCAGGGGATGATGCAGCTTCTGACCCAGGCTGCCTGACTCCGGAAGCTATGCCTGTATCACTGTATTGCCCAGCTTTGCCTCACCACCAGCCCTGCCCACACGGTCCACCTAGCTGACTGAATGAGTCATGCTGAATGAATGCATTCCAAAGCAATACTAAGAACCTTCATCAGTTTGTTAGCCAATTATCTTAACTGACTTTAGTCTACAAATTGTTCTTGGGTCcttatgaaatgtttattttagaaaacttAATTAAGCAAAATAATACTAAGTTGTTTACTGTATGGATACTTGAGCGTCTCCAAAGAAAACCTTAGTATACATACATTGCTTTCCAGACCTATTTAACTAGAGAGACTTCTTCCCACACCATCAATATGATTCCttttaacttctttaaaaaaaaaaaaaaaaaaagcaaaaataaaacaaaacaaactaactaactaagcTGGGTAATGgtagtgcatacttttaatcccagcagaggcaggcgaatctctgtgagttcaaggccagcctgctctacaaagtgagttctaggacagccaagactattccacagagaaaccctgtcacaaaaactcaaaaaagtaaaagaaatttttttttttaaaaaaaaaaaagtagaataaatAAAACCCTAGTGTTTTTGTTTATAGCAAAGTTTGGAAGCAAACTTGGCCAATATGTTTACAAGATTCTCAAGAACATTCTTACAAACATTCAAGTAAATTCTCAGTTTTGCTCCTTTCTTATCCACCTAGGAAAACTCCTTGCATTTCCCTGAGGTGTCACAGATCTGTTGTCATGGTGCCATTACCAATAGCACCCTGTTCAAAGGTATCCCACTTGGATGACAAATTACATGGTAATCTTAACCACAGTACTTAGTCCCCCTTCCGCACATTTCAAGAAGACAGCCGTGCTTCCTCCCACCACTTATAAAGGACCCTTACACTCCTGTTGTCTGGGCAGCAACAAAGGAATGGCCTTGTTCCCAGCACATTGTCACTTTGTGTCAGTTACGCATAGAATTGGGAACACTCAGAAATCACAGCTCTTAAGAGTTCCAAGCTTTGgtctaggtgtggtggtgtgccctcgtaatcctagcacttaggaggatCGTGAGTATCAGGCCAGCCGGAGcggttacatagtgaaaccctagcTCAGAATCAAAGTAGAGAGGTGGAGGACCTTTGAGACTTCTTCACATAGCTCAGGGTCTATTCATATATTTGCTTATCTATGCAGGGGGCAGATCTATGCATAGCTCTGAAGAGATGCCAAAAATCTCAGAACAGTTGTTGCCCCTTGAAGCAAGGGTTGAGATCAGAACCGTGCAGCAAGTGGGGTAAAGCTGAAGGACTTTTCACTTGATTTGATTACATTCATGTTCTTGAGTAGTGTAagtatatctttttttgtttgtttgtttttagattaaaACACTATAATTTAAAGCTAAGCAGGTGCATCCTGAAAACACAAGCTGTTCAAGTTCAGTTGGGCTGGACCTACGCTTTTTTGTTAGATTCCCTTCCCTTCGAGAGACATCCTtagattcttttttcttccttttttttttttttccaaaacagggtttttccatatagccctggctggccttgaactcacagagattcactggcctctgcctcttgagtgctgagattaaagtcttttttcagaaagagagagaacatgaagttaggTCGATAAGGAAGTGAGAAGGATCTAAAAAGAGTTGGAGGAGAGTAACTCAGACATGTAACCTGAAAAGATGAGCAGTAATTGTCCTCCTTCTAGGATTGGCGTGAGACTTCAGTAAGAAAATGCCAGTTCTAGGATAGCACAGTAAGGATTTTTAAATCAATGGCTGCCCAGTTAACATTCTAGCACGGAGGGGGAAGGGGCTCATGAGCCCCCACCCTTAGCTGCAGAACTATGGGGGAAGCAGAGTCAAGTTTCTCTAAGGATGCAACTCCTGGTTGGTGAGCCATGTTCTAgtagatggccccacacccagaaGTATAGGGATGACAGAAATTGGAGTGAGGggttataaaagaaaagagaggccatgaatttggggGGTGagtatgattaaaatacattgtattaaattttaaagaatcaaccaaactttttttttggggggggggtggtttttgagacagggtttctctgtaacttttggagcctgtcctggactagctctgtagaccagactgacctggaactcacagagatccgcctgcctctgcctcccgagtgctgggattacaggtgtgcaccaccaccgcccggctccaagCTATTTTTTAATGGTGGCTACTATTATTATTGTCtgttgtttgtgtctttcctgtgATTATTGCCTAGGATAATTTGATGGGTTCTCATGGCTATATATGCCTTGCCTTGACTTTGGGcaaccataaaatatatttgtttctctAACTTTTGTCCTAACATTTATGAAACTGATATTCTTTGAGATCCAACCATACTGCTTCATCTAAACACCACCAAATTCTCCTCCATTTCTGGAGGCAATAGAGATGTCTTGTCAGAGTTTATTCCATAAAGAAGACAATAAAGAGGGGGAATGATCCCTAGAGAACATTGGAGAAAAGGCAGGGGTGGGTCTAATAATTGGATATTAAAAGAGTTGAAACAACTGGCGTtgtcttttgtatgtgtgtgtgcatatttgtgtgcatatggctgcatgtccatgtgtgtgcacagatgcacacGTGTACACCTGTGTTGAGTCTAGAGGTCATCCTGGGGTGTCATCATCAGGGATGTTgacatttgagacagggtctatcatTAGCCTATAACTTGCCAACCACACTCCTCTGgctgccagcaagccccagaaccTATTtgtccctccctgtctcccccccccccaacccccaacccccgccAGGGTTACAGGGGcacgccaccacacctggctttttcacatgggttctgggaatctaacaTATGTCTTCTGGCTTTATTCATTGACCTGTCTCCCTGGCTTTACATGTTCAAAGTCACCACAAAATCCAGCATATGAATGAAGGACACACAGTTAACCTCAAAATCATGACAAACAGGTTCAGTGTCAATGTGACAAAAACAGCCTGTGGTCTTACAGGGAAAGCCTTCTTGTCATCTGGAGGGCTTATTTTGTCTTGTCCACACATTATCAACTAGAAGAGGTGAAGAGAAATGAACAGAGAGGTCATGGTGTGTTTGGATTGGTTCCTCTCTTCTAGCAGTATCTACTTCAGAGGTTCGTCCTCACACCAAGGCTGAAGTCAGAGTTCATTTGAGACCCCTCGGGAGCCTAGCACATTGATAGGCTGCTTCTGTATTTTAACTCGTTAGATCTCATTTCAGTCCACACCACCAGGAAACATCTTCCCCACGCCGGCACCTtagcaaatgagaaaactgaattttAGAGAAATTAAATTGTACCCAGACTTCCAGCCCAGCTCTCTCTCCATTGGGCCCTTTGTTTCACAGCACTAGCTTCCTGTGCCCATGTCTGATTCTGTGTGAGGCTTTGGAGGGCTAGGTCTGGAGGAGCGATGCCACAGTGTGGCTTtaactgttttgtttcatttccttttcgaGATGTCCCTGGTGCACAGCTTTGCATGCATGTGGCAAGTGTGTCTCTTCTTGTCTTTGCATGGTAGGCGTCCTTTCTGTTCTCAGAGGACCAGTTTTCTCAGACAAAAGACCCGCCTACTGCCTTTCTGCAGTTGAATCTGTTGCTAAGAGAAATTGAAATCCTTCGGAAATTAAAATTTGCTTTCCGAAGGATTTACATGTGTTACACGTGTTTTGATGTGATCATGGGAAAGGAAATGTAAGTTGGTATTAGGTGCACTACAGGAGGCCTCTGTTTCCACACAACCATCCGGTGCTTTGTATTTCTCAGTTTCATAGTACTAACAGGAGGAGCTGGTTGATTTTGACCCCAATGTAATTCATCACTAGAGTGTGTATAGAGATGTATATGAAGCTTAATGTGTTGTGTTCTCCTCACAAGTCTGCAGAAGACCCCTTCTGTGGTAGGCACTGTAGCAGTTCCATGCAGTCCCTGTGTATTCAGTTTTAGAACAACTCCAAGAGGTTGAATCAATAGTCTcagtttacagatgaggaaacccaGTCCCAGCAAGAGCCCTGAGCAGTGCAGCAGCTCCATCACTCCTTAGTGGCAGAATGTTTGGCCTTATTAGGCAGACTGCTTttccagaatgctgggaaaaaATGCCACCAGAAAGGACCACTTGTACGCTGATGATTATACTGCAGccttttaactttaaatatttttggcTAAAATTCCAATATGTGTTGGAAGGTGTAATTTTAAGATAATTTCACAACTCTCACATGAATACAAATCGGAtgttttggagattttttttcttactctagTTAATGAGGCAACAAGGCAAGCCTGTTAACACCGAACACAAAGGAGAATCCAAAGATATGTAGACAAGAATGCCAAGACTCACTGTCATTCAGCTGGAAAAGTTTTATTCACCCCCTCCATAAGCAAGAGCCTTGACCCTGTGGTAGTATGTGTGTTGCTGGTTCTTAGTCATTCAGATCAAGAGAATGTCTACACGCCACTGTGCCTTTGAAGGTCAAGTTAAGGATCCAAGGTATATCAATTCTCCCAAGATAGCAATCTCTGGAATGGCCTTCTCCTTCTTAGGACAAAAATACAGTTTCTGTTAAGGTGCCTGGAGCTTGTCTTCTCTCCAGCTATGCGTGCTGCTTCTGATCTTGGGGCCAGCTGTCCTTACACTTCTTATAGATTCGCTCCTACTGGCCACAGCCTTCCCACTCCAGCCCCTGCCCCCCTTGTGCGTTCCCTTcgctcccctcctctctctcccctcccctcccttctcctctctccttttcctttaattacatttcttctctGTACTATTGCTTTCCTACATCAGAGTTTTCAATATAGAGACTGGTGTCAGGATACATAACCAATCATTCTCATCTGGAGCACTGCCAGATCCCAGCATAGGGAGGTTATCTTAGCCCACTGACCTCTCTCATGATGAAGCTGGGTTTGGTTCTGACCATTTCCTTATCCCTAAagctgcccccccttttttttctaagtCTATTTCCATTTGGAATTATTCAAATATAAGAGAGCTAAGGTTTTGCATTGTTTGTTTAAAGAACATTAATGCATTCTGCACAATGTCTAGACATGCTCTCCAAATGGTTTTCTTTTCCATACTTCTTCCTTCTGGATCCATGGAATTGAGTGTAATTGGGTAAGAATTTGGAATGACATATGTATCTGTAGGCAGCATTCCAAAATGCCAAGTGTAATAAAGCTGTTGAGTGAAAAAGATTGTGGTTGCTGATGAATATATAAGATGATTTGAGTCCTTCATTGTGTGGTATTAGCAATTGTGGGgcatttttgttaattttcagaAAACTATACTCTTCATTCATTGATTTTATCAAAAGGTGTTTCATCTTTGTTCTGAGCACTTTTTTTTCTTGCACACATGGGTCAGAATATTTTTACCATCAATATTTATCTCTAACTTTATGATTGTTGATGGTAAAACCAGGATTCCCTAAATATTAGTTTGTTTTACAGCAAACATTGCTGAAGTGGACTGCTTGATTAAGTcctagagggagagagaggtgagcAGATGCAAAGTAAGATGTAGTCTTTTCTATAGAACAGTCTTTTTCCCCAAAACTAGAAATTGAGTAGGACCTCACCCATGCTAGGTTACAgcatcatatttttcttttcagccaACAGTTTCCTTGTCTATTTCCAAGGCAAACAAATTCATCTTCCTAGGTGAACATTTGGTCAATATTCTCAACACTGTCTCTGTGGAGAACATCTGTGTGCACCTCAGCAGCTTCCAGGGACATGCCttggtctgtctctctgtcccatgTTTAAACACAGACCAGaacagaagcagaggtgggcCAGGATGGCTAATCTTCCCCTACAGCTCCAATCAGAAATAGTATACCTTGCTTATACTCAAAACATCTGTGTTGTTATCTTCTGATGTATTCCCTTAGTAGACATAaatctttcctctttaaaaaaaaaaaaaaaaaaaaaaaaaaaacctaattgcTGGTGGTAAGAGAAACCACTTTCTGAAGTATGCTTAcactgtgggaaggaagggacaTGGGACACACAGCACAACATAACCCACATATTTAGTGAGTTACAACAAGTGCCCGTTTCTCtaagttttaaaataagcaaacagaaacacCCAAATATGTATTTTAAGCTTGCGTTTTTTCAGGCCAAAACATTTTCCTTGAGAAGTGCTTAAGTATGCCAAAGAGATGGGAGAAGCTGGTGCCTGCCCAAGCCCAGGGCATGGCacagagaagcagacagatgGAGTCTGCTTTTTGGAGAGTTCAGGGTCCAAAGGGAGAGCCGGTAACAATTAGGTAAATAATGATCTGAGGAACTGGGAAGTGTGATGGTTAGCAAAGAACTTAAATAGAAACTCATTTTCTATGTACTTTTCCCAAATACCCTCACTGTAGCATGCAAACACATTGGAAAGGAGTTAAACTAGATGGAGTAATTGGATAGGATTTAGAAACTAATAAATGTGggtgaaaatggaaaaaacaaaacaaagcaaaacaaaaaaacccttggTAATGGACCAAGGAAAAGGGAGGATGAGATGGTGAATGGTTCTCAGGTCTCTGACTTGAGCAGTGGTTGGGAGAGATGCTATTAATCTGGGTGGTGAGTAATGGACAGGGAGGGGGGAATAAGGAGAGAGGAACAAGGATTCAGTTAAGGACATGGTACATCTGTGATGCCTGCAAAATCTCAAAAGAGAAGCGTCTTAAATGTTTTTGCAAAATGGGTCTGGAGAAGAAGTCAAGGCTGAATTAGGACTGTAGGAGTCATTGGCACACGGGTGCTAGCTGAAGCCATGGTGATAGTACCACATAGGGGTGAGACTAGACAGGAGTCTGGAATTGGCTCTGAGATGTGGCAGGCCTCCGAGAGATGTGTTAGAGCATACAGAACTGACAATGATCTGGAGCAGGCAAGACTAGCAGCAGTTCATgtccaagaaagaaaacagtcGCATTTTATGATCCCAGACCACATATCCCTGGCAAACTGTCTGTCAGCCACAAGCCTTGCTTGGCTTGAAACAGGCCATTTCCAGTGCTGAAAAATAAACCCACTGGATGTAAGTCTTCCCAgtggagaaggagaagagcaCACTGAATTGATCTAAAGATTAAAATTGAAAGTGTTGTGTGGAAGttctgggaagaaaggaaaagctcAGAGATCAACTTCCATGTCTGGGTTATGACTCGGTTACAGTAAATGAGGATGGTCTTGCTTAGTCTGCAGTAGACTGGCTTTTCCTCCCTGGCTTGTAGGAAGCTAAAATGCTGTGCCATTGAGTTCTTGCTTCTCTTTATGTCTGAAACAAAACGGGATGTAGAGATTTAATGAGAAAGGTAGTTTGACGAGTACAAAGCTGCAGATTCAACCTTGAGAACACTGAAGAGTCTgaatctccctccttccctcccccctccctccctccctccctcctgcctgcccgccctccttccctcctccctccctccctctggtttCAGTATTTCACAACAGCAAGCCTGTTGATCTGGGAAACATGGTTGGAGATTCTAGATGGGGTGTTGGTAGGCTGTGTCCATCTCTAAGAGGTTCAAAGTAGAAGAGCCTTTCTATAAAAGAAGCTGCTGAAATCGAAGTTATTTGTTATGTATCTAAAAGTGATTGTGTACCTCTTCCTGTAGAAACCAGATTTACTTGTTAAGGTGTGTATCTGGAGTTAACACATAAAAGAGGGTCGTTGGCCATTATGTGGCAATATGAACTGCTGGGGTACcatttctttgtgtaggattTCATTAATGTGAGTTAACACTCTTGTGAATCATTGAAGAGACAGGGATAAGAATAGATTACTAGTAAACTAAAAACGGTTTAAAAGCTTGGAAACTTTCCCAAAGTTGGCCTTTTCTCACAGCTTTTcactttcctgttctctctcaaaACTCATTTCTGTTCTCCTTCTACACTCTCACTTCGTGTTTCTGTAGCTCAGTATGACAGTTGGGAGGACACCGTTTCTGGTTCCACCAGGACATCCTTTCAGTAGATGCACAGCTTTGTGTGTTCCTGGGTGAGTTCTATGCACTAGGAGTCATTCTGTAATAACCTGTACGAGACGATCTACCTGCTGTGAGTCCAGATTTCAAATGTCATGTGGATTTTCTTTGTCCTCACCTTCCATCTAGCCCAACACTTGCACACTGACGCAGTTACTGCTCCTGTGTGTCCTTCAAGCCTGACCTTGGTACTCCTGCCATTTTGCTTCCTAGTGATGCTAGCTTTTGTCCAAACTAGAAATCATTTTACAACATCAATGCCCTAGGTTGTTCATCTTCATTACTAAATGCTTATATTCCAACTGCTTTGTGCCAAgtacagagagaacagaaatccCTGGATCCTAGGGTGGAGTAGATACTCAGAGAACTGCAGTTCTGAGGCCCTAGGCCAGGCAGGGGGAGGAGAAAAAGCAGAATTGTAGACAAGCTTTCAGACTGCATCCAGCACATAGAAGGGGTAATCATAGTAGAATAAAACTAATGGTGGTTTGTAGAGCATTCACTGCTGGGCCCTTAGCTAGACGCATTCCATTTCAGATGTTATTAATCTGTAATTTGTacaactcgtgtgtgtgtgtgtgtgtgtgtgtgtgtgtgtgtgtgtgtgtgcaatatcTGCCAAATTAAGTTACAATCATGCCAAAAGTCAACTCTACGGATCCGCTTTTCCAGAGTATGTTTTTCACGTAGCATATTTCCTTGGCTCATGAAATAAGCTCATAACTTAAGTCTCctcaaaactgaaaaagaaacagtGGATCGGGAACAGCAGCTGACAGTGAGCTCTCTCTGGAGTGTAACCTTCCAAAAGCTGACATCGGGGAGTGAAATTCAATGTGGGTGGGATGGCAGGAAGAGCAATGACCAATGTCTTAGGCACTTAGGCTTTCTGTAACTGGTTTATAAAAGAGGACTCTCCTTCAGGTTGGCTGGAGTCAGTGGCCATCTTGCTCAGTATCATGGCCTTTAACCTGCTTTCATTCAAAtgaatttctcccttccttccttccttccttccttccttccttccttccttccttccttccttcctccttccttccttccttccttccttccttcctccttccttccttccttcctccttccttccttccttccttcctccctccctccctccctccctccctccctcccttccttctttccttccttccttccttttctttctttctttttttttttttttgagacaggatttctctatgcaACCACatggctttcttggaactcactctgtagaccaggctggccttgaactcacagagatccacctagctgtgcctcctgagtgctgggattaaaggcatgcgccaccaccacccggcttttatttttatttatacgactgtgtgcatatctgtgcgAGCGTGTGCTGTATATGTGCTGGTGCCCAGAAGAAAATGTTGGACCCCCATACAGCctgagttacaggctgttgtgagcctccCAGTGTAGGTTCTGGATTCTGAACatatgtcctctgcaagagcaccaagtgctcttaaccactgagccatctctccagccccttttatgTTTTTGATTGTGAGCCGAGTCtttaatggttgagccatctcttcagccctccagTCCCCTttaaattaaaagttattttcaagGATGTTATCAATGTTAACTGCTAAAGAAATCACTGACTATATAGCAGAAGGTATAAAGGATTTTAATTACACATAAACCCATTAATTCCTCAAATGAGAACCCAATGCACAAAAATGTACAAAACACtgaatcgggttggggatttcgctcagtggtagagtacttgcctagcaagtgcaaggccctgggtttggtcctcagctcaataaataaataaataaatataaataaaaaagaaaagaagcacattatctttggggttggggatttagctcagtggtagagcacttgcctagtaagggCAAGGCCCtagggtttggtcctcagctttggaggaaaaaaaagaccaaaaaaaaaaaaaaaaaaaccaacaacaaaaagaaaaaaaaaaacccaaaacattgaACAttgaatctattttcttttctgaacagAGACGTATATTAGTAAGTGGGAGACAAACTAAATagtgaaggaaagagagaaaatactcTTAATACTTGGAGATTAGCTTTGTTGTTTCATCTTACTTGCTATTTACTGATCTTttgctctttctgccccctcctttttcatttgattttgtaGTGGCCACAGATGTCTTTAATTCCAAAAACCTGGCCGTTCAGGCGCAAAAGAAGATCCTGGGTAAAATGGTATCCAAATCCATCGCCACCACCCTGATCGATGACACCAGCAGTGAGGTGCTGGATGAGCTCTACAGGGTGACCAAGGAGTACACCCAAAACAAGAAGGAGGCGGAGAGGGTCATCAAGAACCTCATCAAGACGGTCATCAAGCTGGCCGTTCTCCACAGGAACAATCAGTTCAATCAAGACGAGCTGGCGCTGATGGAGAAGTTCAAGAAGAAGGTCCACCAGCTTGCCATGACGGTGGTCAGCTTCCACCAGGTGGAGTACACCTTCGACCGCCACGTGCTGTCCAGGCTGCTGAATGAGTGCCGGGAGCTGTTGCACGACATCATTCAGCGCCACCTCACCGCCAAGTCTCACGGACGGGTTAATAATGTCTTTGATCATTTTTCAGATTGTGATTTTTTGGCTGCCTTGTATAACCCCTTTGGAAAATTTAAACCTCACTTGCAGAAACTTTGCGATGGCATCAACAAAATGTTGGATGAAGAGAACATATGAGCTCGTGACGTAAGCGTGTGGCCGGCAGCGATTTGTGTGGAGACAGAGCACTGCTGACTCATGAAGGGAAGATGGAGAATCTTTTAAAGATCATGTGTGACTCAGAAAGGCTTAGCCTGATACAACCATTGGACATGAATGGTAGGACTTTTGTGTGGCTTGttgtaattggaaaaaaaaaaaagcatattgcCAAAAATTCTGACTGAAATGTCTTAATGAATGTCAGGATGTTGAAAAAAATAGACGAGTGGCGCAAAGACAGATGAGCATGGCACCAATCGCTgggatttttttgtgttttaggGAAATTATGTTGATGGCACATTGGATATTTCTAATATGTACAAAGTTATGTATCTCAGCTCACTTTTATCCTTTACTATGTCTGTGTATCTCTTTTTAAATGCCTCTGTCTGCTGTCATTGATCCTTTTGAAACAATTCTGCTTCCTCGTCTACTCGATCCTTTGTTACAGATTGTCATTGACATTCAGGAATAAATCTAAGGCCGTGGAACCATCAGGAAAGCAGAAAACCCGCATTTCTGAAATCATGACTGTGGAAATAAATAATATGTCCATTGTAAAAGTGTGCTTCTGAAACTGACTTGTGCTTCTGGGTACCAACGTGATACTTAGATTCTCAAAACGGTAGCGGCATGTCATTGCCTTGAAATACTTGCTTAGGGCCTAACTGTGATGTCATCTTGAACATGTCCTGACAGATGTCTCCAGTATTAACATCCATTTCACACATAGGAGAAAAAGAATTCTAGATCGGCTTTGATATTGCAACAATAAAATGTAAGTAGCGtgaaaaagaggaaaatcatCTTGAGTTTGAAGATGAACTCGGCAGCCTAATTTAGGGGGGTGAGGGGTGAAAGGATGGAAAGACTGTGGCTTAGTAATGTAAGAAGGATGGATGCATTTCAATGTTTAATGGGGGTTGATGAATAAAGGCCATCGTTTTTTATTTAACTACTCGGGTTTTAGATTGTGTTATTTGCTATTTGAATGAGTGGACCCATCACCATGTCTGTCTCCAGCAAGTGGTGTGCTGTTTCTGTATCATTTTAGGTGCATGGGTGATAAAGTAGCCATTTGCTGATGTTGTAAAAGAACTAGAAGCCTACTGGCCAACTCTGTCACCTAGGAAGTAACAGAGCCAACCACCAGCACTCAATATTGGCACTGCCACTGAATCTGTCATTTACCTACCTCAAGAATATTGGCAGTGAAATAAAAATTCATCAGAAAAGGTCCCACGAGTAAAGATTCCAGAAGATCTGCTTTGACCCATCATAGAATAGAAGGAAGTGGCCAGGTTTCTCTGAGACCCAGCTTTGCCCAGTTAAGACAAACAGCAAAGGCAAAAAGTATCTATGCCTGAGTGATATTAAATTCTGATTTGAAGTGAAAATATAATGCTTACCTCCTGGAGCCTGTAGATGATTGCTAGATGTTGTAACACTAGCAAAATGGCTGCATTACTAGTGATGGGAGTTCATAATTGCTCAGTGGCTCATACACAGAGCTCCACAAGCCTTCCTTGACCAGCCCTTTTCCAACCACAGAAAAGCTACAAGTGTTGTGATCTGATGGGAGCCATTGATCTGCCATATTCCCTTCTCTACTGGATCTTGCATAGCAGAAGTATGGATAGTGATGTAGACAGCTTCTCAAGAATTTCTAACTCAGGACATGACCAAGAAAACACCAAGGACCTTGGGAGAAATTTAGAGATGTCTGAGCACATTTGGGTCATACTGATGGACCTGTAGGGTAGCAACACAATACACATGTGGACAGTGGTAGCATCCCTTAGTTTCATATGCCAGTGTCTTGGggctactgttgctgtgatgaaatgccatgaccaaaagcaacttggggaggaaagggtttatttggcttacacttcagtataacagttcatcatctaagtaagtcaggacaggaactcaaagagggcaggaacctgcagacagaagctgatacagaggcaatggaggattgctgcttactggcttgctccccatggctttctcaacctactttcttacagaacccaggaccaccagcccagggctggcaccacccGCAGTGGGCTGGAGTCTCCCCAT
Proteins encoded in this region:
- the Tnfaip8 gene encoding tumor necrosis factor alpha-induced protein 8 isoform X2, which translates into the protein MLRLVATDVFNSKNLAVQAQKKILGKMVSKSIATTLIDDTSSEVLDELYRVTKEYTQNKKEAERVIKNLIKTVIKLAVLHRNNQFNQDELALMEKFKKKVHQLAMTVVSFHQVEYTFDRHVLSRLLNECRELLHDIIQRHLTAKSHGRVNNVFDHFSDCDFLAALYNPFGKFKPHLQKLCDGINKMLDEENI
- the Tnfaip8 gene encoding tumor necrosis factor alpha-induced protein 8 isoform X3, with the protein product MATDVFNSKNLAVQAQKKILGKMVSKSIATTLIDDTSSEVLDELYRVTKEYTQNKKEAERVIKNLIKTVIKLAVLHRNNQFNQDELALMEKFKKKVHQLAMTVVSFHQVEYTFDRHVLSRLLNECRELLHDIIQRHLTAKSHGRVNNVFDHFSDCDFLAALYNPFGKFKPHLQKLCDGINKMLDEENI
- the Tnfaip8 gene encoding tumor necrosis factor alpha-induced protein 8 isoform X1 — translated: MSAAVAPAAVHPDSMLSEAEEPKEVATDVFNSKNLAVQAQKKILGKMVSKSIATTLIDDTSSEVLDELYRVTKEYTQNKKEAERVIKNLIKTVIKLAVLHRNNQFNQDELALMEKFKKKVHQLAMTVVSFHQVEYTFDRHVLSRLLNECRELLHDIIQRHLTAKSHGRVNNVFDHFSDCDFLAALYNPFGKFKPHLQKLCDGINKMLDEENI